In a single window of the Thiohalospira halophila DSM 15071 genome:
- the thiL gene encoding thiamine-phosphate kinase, with product MSLSEFDLIDRYFAHCGALRPDVELGVGDDAALLIPAAGRRLAWATDTLVAGRHFPEGADPAAVGHKALAVNLSDLAAMGAQPAWATLALTLPEAEEAWLTGFAAGLCDLATEHEVALVGGDTTGGPLTVTVGVAGFVDRPLPRGGARPGDGIWVTGELGGGGIGLEVVLGRLTPGDADGEVLRERYYRPQPRVRAGRALARRATAAVDVSDGLAADLGHILAASGAGATLELVDLPLVPAGVRAAGEEVARQAALAGGDDYELVVTLPPAVEEEAVAAVAETGGTLTRIGTIDPEPGLRGRGADGHVALLAAGGHDHFRRDP from the coding sequence GTGTCCCTGAGCGAATTCGACCTCATTGACCGCTATTTCGCCCATTGCGGCGCCCTCCGGCCCGATGTGGAGCTGGGTGTCGGCGACGACGCGGCCCTGCTCATCCCGGCCGCCGGCCGTCGCCTGGCCTGGGCCACCGATACCCTGGTGGCCGGTCGCCACTTCCCGGAGGGGGCGGATCCGGCCGCGGTGGGCCACAAGGCGCTGGCCGTGAACCTCTCCGACCTCGCCGCCATGGGCGCCCAGCCTGCCTGGGCCACCCTGGCCCTGACCCTGCCCGAGGCCGAGGAGGCGTGGCTCACCGGCTTCGCCGCCGGCCTCTGTGACCTCGCCACCGAGCACGAGGTAGCCCTGGTGGGCGGGGATACCACCGGTGGCCCGCTCACCGTCACCGTGGGGGTGGCCGGCTTCGTCGACCGCCCCCTGCCCCGGGGCGGGGCCCGCCCGGGGGACGGGATCTGGGTCACCGGCGAACTGGGGGGTGGCGGCATCGGCCTGGAGGTCGTCCTGGGCCGGCTCACCCCCGGCGACGCGGATGGCGAGGTCCTGCGGGAACGCTACTATCGGCCGCAGCCACGGGTGCGGGCGGGACGGGCCCTGGCCCGGCGAGCCACCGCGGCGGTGGATGTCTCCGACGGCCTGGCCGCCGATCTCGGCCACATCCTGGCCGCCAGCGGCGCGGGGGCGACCCTGGAGCTGGTCGACCTTCCTCTGGTCCCCGCCGGGGTCCGTGCCGCCGGCGAGGAGGTGGCCCGCCAGGCGGCCCTGGCCGGCGGCGATGATTACGAGCTGGTGGTGACCCTGCCACCAGCTGTGGAAGAGGAGGCGGTGGCCGCCGTCGCCGAGACCGGGGGAACCCTCACCCGCATCGGCACCATCGACCCCGAGCCCGGCCTGCGCGGGCGGGGGGCCGACGGCCACGTGGCCCTGCTGGCGGCCGGCGGCCACGATCACTTTCGGAGAGACCCATGA
- a CDS encoding DsrE family protein encodes MPRIILSLLTALLAFGLMAPAAAVQPSAGLDGVEQAKAVYQFNTGKPRKAAFMLKGVGKNFDALAEAGHDPDFVVVFAGPAVRLLTEEPPEKIANRHGDRLLAIEGTVEELAEAGIRMEICATALNAFDIDPESVLDGIQPVPSGHQAIIGWQNRGYALVPVL; translated from the coding sequence ATGCCACGCATCATCCTCTCCCTGCTCACCGCCCTTCTCGCCTTCGGCCTGATGGCCCCCGCAGCGGCGGTCCAGCCCTCCGCCGGTCTCGACGGCGTGGAGCAGGCGAAGGCGGTCTACCAGTTCAACACCGGCAAGCCCAGGAAGGCGGCCTTCATGCTCAAGGGCGTGGGCAAGAACTTCGACGCCCTGGCCGAGGCCGGCCACGATCCCGACTTCGTGGTGGTCTTCGCCGGCCCGGCGGTGCGCCTGCTCACCGAGGAGCCGCCGGAGAAGATCGCCAACCGTCACGGCGACCGGCTGCTGGCCATCGAGGGCACCGTGGAAGAGCTGGCCGAGGCCGGGATCCGCATGGAAATCTGCGCCACCGCCCTGAACGCCTTCGACATCGACCCGGAGAGCGTCCTCGACGGCATCCAGCCGGTCCCCTCCGGCCACCAGGCCATTATCGGCTGGCAGAACCGCGGCTACGCCCTGGTCCCCGTGCTGTAA
- the nusB gene encoding transcription antitermination factor NusB encodes MKASRERHRARMAAVQGLYQWQLTGNTPRQVEEHILTTPAADGADLEYLHDLLTGVPEHLGALDEAVSPHMDRSLQSVDPVERAILRLGAWELIHRPEVPWRVVISEAVELAHQFGAEQGHRYVNAVLDRAARELRRTEIEATGGGAA; translated from the coding sequence ATGAAGGCGAGCCGCGAACGACACCGCGCCCGCATGGCCGCGGTGCAAGGGCTCTATCAGTGGCAGCTCACCGGTAACACACCGCGGCAGGTGGAGGAGCACATCCTCACCACGCCGGCGGCCGACGGGGCCGACCTGGAGTACCTCCACGACCTCCTCACCGGCGTCCCCGAACACCTGGGGGCGCTGGACGAGGCCGTCTCCCCGCACATGGACCGGAGCCTCCAGTCGGTGGACCCGGTGGAGCGCGCCATCCTGCGCCTGGGTGCGTGGGAACTCATCCACCGCCCCGAGGTGCCGTGGCGGGTGGTGATCAGCGAGGCGGTGGAGCTTGCCCACCAGTTCGGGGCGGAACAGGGCCACCGCTACGTGAATGCGGTCCTCGACCGCGCCGCCCGCGAGCTGCGCAGGACCGAGATCGAGGCGACGGGAGGCGGGGCGGCCTGA
- the ribH gene encoding 6,7-dimethyl-8-ribityllumazine synthase: protein MTIATHEGGFDATGLRFGLVVGRFNDFIVDRLRGGAVDTLRRHGAREADMEEVLVPGAWELPMAARRLLRARELDGVIALGCVIRGGTPHFDYVAGECTKGLASVSMEEDRPVTFGVLTVDTIEQAIERAGTKAGNKGAEAAMAAIETANALRQLAPEGRG from the coding sequence ATGACCATCGCCACCCACGAGGGCGGATTCGACGCCACCGGCCTGCGCTTCGGCCTCGTCGTCGGCCGCTTCAACGACTTCATCGTGGACCGCCTGCGCGGCGGGGCCGTGGACACCCTGCGCCGCCACGGCGCGCGCGAGGCGGACATGGAGGAGGTCCTGGTCCCCGGCGCCTGGGAGCTCCCCATGGCGGCGCGTCGCCTGCTGCGCGCGCGGGAGCTGGACGGCGTCATCGCCCTGGGCTGCGTCATCCGCGGCGGCACCCCCCACTTCGACTACGTTGCCGGGGAGTGCACCAAGGGGCTCGCCTCGGTCTCCATGGAGGAGGACCGGCCGGTTACCTTCGGTGTCCTCACCGTGGATACCATCGAGCAGGCCATCGAGCGGGCCGGGACCAAGGCCGGCAACAAGGGCGCCGAGGCGGCCATGGCGGCCATCGAGACGGCCAACGCCCTGCGCCAGCTGGCGCCGGAGGGCCGCGGATGA
- the ribBA gene encoding bifunctional 3,4-dihydroxy-2-butanone-4-phosphate synthase/GTP cyclohydrolase II, whose product MPLDNTEAIIDDLRQGRMVVIMDDEDRENEGDLVMAASWVRPEDINFMARYGRGLICLTLSEERCRQLKLPLMVSDNNPGEATNFTVSIEAAEGVTTGISAADRAVTVRAAVAPDAGPDDLVQPGHIFPLMAQPGGVLTRAGHTEAGCDLARLAGLEPASVIVEILKEDGSMARRPDLEAFAEEHGLKMGTIADLIEYRLRNEKTVERVAETTMPTAHGDFRMVAYRDTTDGRLHWALVRGEPDPEQSTLVRVHVQDGLCDTVLGRRPECGWPLDDALARIAEAESGVAVILRPPEDESALLHRVQDWELRDQGAEAPGEGGAEDLRTYGIGAQILTDLGVRRMRVLSAPKRLHALSGYGLEVVEYVDGERPSGETNRRTAP is encoded by the coding sequence ATGCCGCTGGATAATACCGAAGCCATCATCGACGACCTCCGCCAGGGGCGGATGGTGGTCATCATGGATGACGAGGATCGCGAGAACGAGGGCGATCTCGTCATGGCCGCCTCCTGGGTCCGCCCGGAGGACATCAACTTCATGGCCCGCTACGGCCGCGGGCTCATCTGCCTGACCCTGAGCGAGGAGCGCTGCCGGCAGCTCAAGCTGCCGCTGATGGTCAGCGACAACAACCCCGGCGAGGCGACCAACTTCACCGTCTCCATCGAGGCGGCGGAGGGGGTGACCACCGGGATCTCCGCCGCCGACCGGGCGGTGACGGTGCGCGCCGCCGTCGCCCCCGACGCCGGCCCGGACGACCTGGTTCAGCCCGGCCACATCTTCCCGCTCATGGCCCAGCCCGGCGGGGTCCTCACCCGGGCCGGCCATACCGAGGCGGGCTGTGACCTGGCCCGGCTGGCCGGGCTGGAACCGGCCTCGGTCATCGTCGAGATCCTCAAGGAGGACGGCTCCATGGCCCGGCGCCCGGACCTGGAGGCCTTCGCCGAGGAGCACGGCCTGAAGATGGGGACCATCGCGGATCTCATCGAGTACCGCCTGCGCAACGAGAAGACCGTGGAGCGGGTGGCGGAGACCACCATGCCCACCGCCCACGGCGACTTCCGCATGGTGGCCTACCGTGATACCACCGACGGCCGGCTCCACTGGGCGCTGGTCCGCGGCGAGCCTGACCCCGAGCAGTCCACCCTGGTGCGCGTCCACGTCCAGGACGGACTCTGCGACACCGTCCTCGGCCGGCGGCCGGAGTGCGGCTGGCCCCTGGACGATGCCCTGGCGCGGATCGCCGAGGCCGAGAGCGGTGTCGCCGTGATCCTGCGGCCGCCGGAGGACGAGAGCGCGCTGCTGCACCGGGTCCAGGACTGGGAGCTGCGGGACCAGGGGGCCGAGGCGCCGGGCGAGGGGGGTGCCGAGGACCTGCGCACCTACGGTATCGGCGCCCAGATCCTTACCGACCTCGGCGTGCGCCGGATGCGGGTGCTGTCGGCGCCCAAGCGGCTGCACGCCCTCTCCGGCTACGGCCTGGAGGTCGTGGAATACGTGGACGGCGAGCGGCCGTCCGGGGAAACGAACAGGAGAACTGCACCATGA
- a CDS encoding riboflavin synthase → MFTGIVTAVGRIESMEPRGGDRRVTVATGELDTADLAVGDSVAVNGVCLTAVEAGRERFVADVSGETLANTALGELAAGSPVNLEKALLPTTRLGGHLVSGHVDGVARVLERAPEGRSERFRLEAPAELARYLARKGSVCLDGVSLTVNAVDGARFDLNIVPHTLAATTLDGWTTGSRVNIEVDLVARYLERLLLGEAAADPDAGIDRAFLAEHGFLGG, encoded by the coding sequence ATGTTTACCGGGATCGTCACGGCCGTGGGCCGCATCGAATCCATGGAGCCGCGGGGCGGCGACCGCCGGGTGACCGTGGCCACCGGGGAGCTGGATACCGCCGACCTGGCGGTGGGCGACTCCGTGGCGGTCAACGGCGTCTGCCTCACGGCGGTGGAGGCGGGGCGCGAGCGCTTCGTCGCCGACGTCTCCGGGGAGACCCTGGCGAACACCGCCCTGGGGGAACTTGCCGCCGGCTCGCCGGTGAACCTGGAGAAGGCGCTGCTGCCCACCACCCGCCTGGGCGGCCACCTCGTCAGCGGCCACGTGGACGGTGTCGCCCGGGTCCTGGAGCGGGCCCCGGAGGGGCGGAGCGAGCGCTTCCGCCTGGAGGCACCGGCGGAGCTGGCGCGCTACCTGGCGCGCAAGGGCTCGGTCTGCCTGGACGGGGTCAGCCTCACGGTGAACGCCGTGGACGGGGCCCGCTTCGACCTGAACATCGTCCCCCACACCCTGGCGGCGACCACCCTGGACGGCTGGACCACCGGCTCCCGGGTGAACATCGAGGTGGACCTGGTGGCGCGCTACCTGGAGCGGCTGCTCCTGGGCGAGGCCGCCGCCGACCCCGACGCGGGCATCGATCGCGCCTTCCTCGCCGAGCACGGCTTCCTGGGCGGCTGA
- the ribD gene encoding bifunctional diaminohydroxyphosphoribosylaminopyrimidine deaminase/5-amino-6-(5-phosphoribosylamino)uracil reductase RibD: MADTPFSAADHAFMTRALRLAEGGLRTTDPNPRVGCVLVRSGEVVGEGWHLRAGEPHAEVRALEAAGESAHGATAYVTLEPCAHHGRTPPCAEALARAGVARVVAAMEDPNPQVAGQGLERLKVAGVETASGLMEGPARTLNPGFIRRMQTGRPHVRLKMAASLDGRTALASGESQWITGQAARTDVHGLRARSSAVVTGIGTVLADDPRLTARVEDAVAQPLRVVLDPHLALPPEAALLREPGRTLVVAAAGGDGQADDGAEAALVAAGAEVIRLPAHGGTIRLGPLLDHLGAEEQVNELLVETGATLAGAFLEAGLWDELVLYQAPHLLGDAARGLFRLPEPASMAERTTLRVVERRMFGDDQRLWIRREEG, encoded by the coding sequence ATGGCTGACACCCCCTTCAGCGCCGCCGACCACGCCTTCATGACCCGGGCCCTGCGCCTGGCCGAGGGCGGGCTCCGGACCACCGATCCCAATCCGCGGGTGGGGTGTGTCCTGGTCCGCAGCGGCGAGGTGGTGGGGGAGGGCTGGCATCTGCGTGCCGGTGAACCCCACGCCGAGGTCCGCGCCCTGGAGGCGGCCGGCGAGTCGGCCCACGGGGCCACGGCCTACGTCACCCTGGAGCCCTGTGCCCACCACGGCCGGACCCCGCCCTGTGCCGAGGCCCTGGCCCGGGCCGGGGTGGCCCGGGTGGTGGCGGCCATGGAGGATCCCAATCCGCAGGTGGCCGGCCAGGGCCTGGAAAGGCTGAAGGTGGCCGGGGTGGAGACGGCCAGCGGCCTCATGGAGGGGCCTGCACGGACCCTCAACCCCGGCTTCATCCGGCGGATGCAGACCGGCCGCCCCCATGTGCGGTTGAAGATGGCGGCCAGCCTGGATGGGCGGACCGCCCTGGCCTCCGGCGAGAGCCAGTGGATTACCGGCCAGGCGGCCCGGACCGACGTCCATGGGCTGCGGGCGCGCAGCTCGGCGGTGGTCACCGGCATCGGCACCGTTCTGGCCGACGATCCCCGGCTGACGGCGCGAGTGGAGGACGCGGTGGCCCAGCCCCTGCGGGTGGTCCTGGATCCCCACCTCGCCCTGCCGCCGGAGGCCGCCCTGCTGCGCGAACCCGGCCGGACCCTGGTGGTGGCCGCCGCCGGCGGCGATGGCCAGGCCGATGACGGGGCGGAGGCGGCCCTGGTGGCCGCCGGGGCGGAGGTCATCCGCCTCCCGGCCCACGGCGGGACCATCCGTCTGGGGCCGCTGCTGGACCACCTGGGGGCCGAGGAGCAGGTCAACGAACTCCTGGTGGAGACCGGCGCCACCCTGGCCGGTGCCTTCCTGGAGGCCGGCCTGTGGGACGAGCTGGTCCTTTACCAGGCCCCGCACCTGCTGGGCGACGCCGCCCGGGGCCTCTTCCGCCTGCCGGAGCCGGCCTCCATGGCGGAGCGGACCACGCTCCGGGTGGTGGAGCGGCGGATGTTCGGGGATGACCAGCGGCTGTGGATCCGTCGGGAGGAGGGCTGA
- the nrdR gene encoding transcriptional regulator NrdR produces the protein MRCPFCGAADTRVVDSRLAQEGDAVRRRRACGECGERFTTFETAELTMPRIVKRDGSRETFDEAKLRAGIQHALEKRPVGADEVEAAVGRITRQLHSRGEREVSADLLGEWVMDELRAMDHVAYVRFASVYRSFEDIRAFRETIDRLERGEDG, from the coding sequence ATGCGCTGCCCCTTCTGCGGTGCCGCCGATACCCGCGTGGTGGACTCGCGCCTCGCCCAGGAGGGCGATGCGGTCCGCCGGCGACGGGCCTGCGGGGAGTGTGGTGAGCGCTTCACCACCTTCGAGACCGCCGAGCTGACCATGCCGCGCATCGTCAAGCGTGACGGCTCCCGGGAGACCTTCGACGAGGCCAAGCTCCGCGCCGGGATCCAGCACGCCCTGGAGAAGCGGCCCGTGGGGGCGGACGAGGTGGAAGCGGCCGTGGGCCGGATCACCCGTCAGCTCCACAGCCGCGGGGAGCGCGAGGTCTCGGCGGACCTGCTGGGCGAGTGGGTCATGGACGAACTCCGGGCCATGGACCACGTCGCCTACGTCCGCTTCGCCTCCGTCTATCGCAGCTTTGAGGATATCCGCGCCTTCCGCGAGACCATCGATCGGCTCGAGCGGGGGGAGGATGGCTGA